One part of the Aquila chrysaetos chrysaetos chromosome 26, bAquChr1.4, whole genome shotgun sequence genome encodes these proteins:
- the RAB21 gene encoding ras-related protein Rab-21 → MAAAGAGAAAGGRSFSFKVVLLGEGCVGKTSLVLRYCENKFNDKHITTLQASFLTKKLNIGGKRVNLAIWDTAGQERFHALGPIYYRDSNGAILVYDITDEDSFQKVKNWVKELRKMLGNEICLCIVGNKIDLEKERHVSVQEAETYAESVGAKHYHTSAKQNKGIEELFLDLCKRMIETAQVDERARGNGSSQSGIARRGVQIIDDEPQVQSSGGCCSSG, encoded by the exons atggcggcggcgggggccggcgcggcggccgggggcCGCAGCTTTTCCTTCAAGGTGGTTTTGCTCGGGGAGGGTTGCGTGGGGAAAACCTCCCTGGTGCTACGCTACTGCGAGAACAAGTTCAACGATAAACACATCACCACCCTGCAG gcATCTTTTCTTACAAAGAAGCTAAATATTGGTGGGAAAAGAGTAAACCTTGCAATATGG gatACAGCTGGTCAAGAAAGATTTCATGCATTGGGGCCGATCTACTACAGGGATTCTAATGGCGCTATCCTAGTATATGATATAACAGATGAAGACTCTTTTCAAAAG GTAAAAAACTGGGTAaaggaattaagaaaaatgttgggAAATGAAATCTGTTTATGTATAGTAG GTAACAAAATAGACTtggaaaaagagagacatgTTTCAGTGCAAGAAGCAGAAAC GTATGCTGAATCTGTTGGAGCAAAACATTATCATACTTCAGCTAAACAGAACAAAGGAATTGAAGAACTGTTTCTTGACCTTTGTAAAA GAATGATAGAAACTGCTCAAGTGGATGAAAGAGCAAGAGGCAATGGTTCCAGTCAGTCAGGAATAGCAAGGCGAGGTGTACAGATCATTGATGATGAGCCACAAGTACAGAGCAGTGGAGGGTGCTGTTCTTCTGGATAA